The window TTCAATTGTATCGATAAATTTATCAAACTGTGCAGTGTAATCGGCATAGGTAGGAAAAACATTGATATGATCCCATGCAATACCGCTAATTACAGCAACATTGGCTTTATAGAGGTGAAATTTAGGCCTTCTATCAATCGGCGACGATAAATACTCATCACCTTCAATAATCATTACTGGCGCTTCTGCTGTTACTTTCACCATGGTTTCGAAACCAGCCAGTTGTGCACCAACTAAGTAATCAAAATCACGATTATAATAATTTAGCACATGCAAAATCATGCTGGTAATGGTTGTTTTACCATGACTACCGCCAATAACTACACGTAATTTATTTTTGCTTTGTTCGTAAATGTACTCGGGATATGAATAGATTTTAACGCCCATTTCCTGTGCCTTCAACAACTCAGGGTTATCGATCCGGGCATGCATCCCCAAAATAACCGCTTCCAAATCGCTGGTAATGCGGCTATCATCCCAACCCATTTCGGCCGGCAACAAGCCATATTTATCCAAACGGGATTTCGCAGGCTCAAAAATCACATCATCCGAACCGGTAATCTGATAACCTTTTTTATGCAGGGCAATAGCCAGATTGTGCATCGCACTTCCACCTATTGCAATAAAATGTATACGCATATTTTTAATATTTTAGATTTGAGAGGTTAGATTTGAGATATGAGAACAACTATTAAATTTTCTGCTTTCCACCTTAAACCCTCAACCTTCCATCCTTCTACCTTTTCTCAAATTGTGCCGCTACCCACTCACCATTTTGCTTATGGTCGATATATTTAATACCATATTTAGCGCATTCAGCAGTGATCATACTTAAATCCGGATCGAGATAAAAACCGCTGAAGAAAATCTTGCCTGATGGTTTCAATACTTCGGCATAGCGGTGAATCTGATCTAAAAGGATATTCCTGTTGATGTTGGCAAAAATAACATCGTACACTTCGTCCGGAATCACTTCTTTACTGCCGCAGAGTGCTGTTAAATTGTCTACCTTATTAAGCGCAGCATTTTCTATAGCACTTTGATAACAAATATCATCATAATCGATAGCTACCAGACTTTTTGCACCTAATTTAGCAGCAAGGATAGCCAAAATGGCTGTACCACAGCCCATATCTAATACGGCTTTATCTTTTACATCGGCAGCCAGAATATACTGCATCACCATCGTTGTAGTTTGGTGGTGACCGGTACCGAATGACATTTTCGGATCGATTACGATTTCGTACGGGAAAGATGGCTGTGGCTCATGGAAAGTTGCCCTTACGTAACACACATCATCAATTACCAGCGGACTAAAATTTTTCTCCCATTCGGCATTCCAATTTTCATCTGCAACATCTTCTAAAGTATAATCTGTTGTAAATTCATCACTATAATTAGCCAGCAAATCTTTCAGTTCCTGCTCGTTAAAGTTATCCTTGATTACGAAAGCTGTAAAACCTCCCTCGCTATCTTCGAAAGTATCGAAGCCTAAATCGGCAAGATCGCTAATAAGCAAATCCTGCTGATAGTCTTCGATACTTTTAAATGTAAATATTGCTTTTGTATATTGCATTAGCTGTTTAATGCTTTAATAATATCTGTAAAATCGCGCGATTTTAATGATGCACCACCAATAAGACCACCATCGATATCTTTTTGGGCAAACAAGCTTGCTGCGTTACCTGGGTTACAGCTACCGCCATACAAAATAGTTGTATCATCAGCCACGTTGAAACCATATTTTGCATGAATTTCGCTACGTATAAAAGCATGAATATCTTGCGCCTGCTCTGGTGAAGCGGTTAAACCTGTACCAATAGCCCAAACCGGCTCGTAAGCGATTACAATTTTCTTGAAATCTTCTTCAGTTAAACC is drawn from Pedobacter sp. HDW13 and contains these coding sequences:
- the prmA gene encoding 50S ribosomal protein L11 methyltransferase, with the protein product MQYTKAIFTFKSIEDYQQDLLISDLADLGFDTFEDSEGGFTAFVIKDNFNEQELKDLLANYSDEFTTDYTLEDVADENWNAEWEKNFSPLVIDDVCYVRATFHEPQPSFPYEIVIDPKMSFGTGHHQTTTMVMQYILAADVKDKAVLDMGCGTAILAILAAKLGAKSLVAIDYDDICYQSAIENAALNKVDNLTALCGSKEVIPDEVYDVIFANINRNILLDQIHRYAEVLKPSGKIFFSGFYLDPDLSMITAECAKYGIKYIDHKQNGEWVAAQFEKR